The Gemmata palustris genome includes a region encoding these proteins:
- a CDS encoding DUF4166 domain-containing protein, which yields MMSIYREALGSVFDRLHPQIQKRFGFNSSDGVAAIGTGAMDELWHGRLYTLPFLYLGSARRIMFPERGTNVPFTIRNYAYRDRFGRETVTWIRDFRTRRPRRFDAYMIYSRERGTIVDYLGSHQHLAVDIDLSVDERGGLRLRSGAQRVYEGPFSFSFPMFFSGVADVCEWFDETIGKFRIEVNVTNRVWGPLFGYRGSFDVTWAPVRPEDVPADVKPRREQRRE from the coding sequence GTGATGTCCATCTACCGCGAAGCACTCGGGTCCGTGTTCGACCGGCTGCACCCGCAGATCCAGAAGCGCTTCGGCTTCAACAGTTCGGACGGCGTGGCCGCGATCGGCACGGGCGCGATGGACGAACTGTGGCACGGCCGCCTTTACACGCTACCGTTCCTGTACCTCGGCTCGGCCCGGCGCATCATGTTCCCCGAGCGCGGCACGAACGTGCCCTTCACGATCCGCAACTACGCCTACCGGGACCGCTTCGGCCGCGAAACCGTGACCTGGATTCGCGACTTCCGTACTCGCCGCCCGCGCCGGTTCGACGCTTACATGATCTACAGCCGCGAGCGCGGGACGATTGTTGACTATCTCGGCTCGCACCAGCACTTGGCGGTGGACATCGATCTCTCCGTTGACGAGCGGGGCGGGTTGCGACTGCGCTCGGGCGCCCAGCGCGTTTACGAAGGGCCGTTCTCGTTCTCGTTTCCGATGTTCTTCTCGGGCGTTGCCGACGTGTGCGAGTGGTTCGACGAAACTATTGGCAAATTTCGCATCGAAGTGAACGTCACGAATCGTGTCTGGGGGCCGCTATTCGGGTACCGCGGTTCGTTCGACGTGACGTGGGCGCCGGTGCGCCCGGAAGACGTTCCCGCCGACGTGAAGCCCCGGCGCGAGCAGCGTCGCGAATAA
- a CDS encoding amidohydrolase family protein has product MSERTEPRTFTARWVFPVSGPPLPNGTVTVRGEHIEAVLPHGERAPDEDFGNAAIIPGLVNPHTHLDLSGARGLIPPTAADHFTDWLRGVIGYRRTRTPEQTQSDIRTGLAECLRHGTTLIGDIASEGASWDALAGAPTRAVVYFELIGLSEQSSVAALERRYAWHRSLPKEHATCRTGRSPHAPYSVSGGLLTSAHLFHVPAAIHLAEVAAEADLLERREGVFVDFLQQLGVWKPDLGFADWSLIVQMTSVELFAKPPNYTAPPVLFVHANYLPPTVPWGSNHFVCYCPRTHAAFGHAPHPFREFLARGVRVCLGTDSLASNPDLDVLSEARFVRTRYPDFPGDQLLRMVTLSGAESLGWADETGSLEANKSADFVVVPLPNADVADPHELVLTDHAGDRRTMFRGAWRTQASSAP; this is encoded by the coding sequence ATGTCGGAACGTACCGAGCCGCGAACGTTCACCGCGCGGTGGGTGTTTCCCGTCAGTGGGCCTCCTTTGCCGAACGGGACCGTCACCGTTCGCGGGGAACACATCGAGGCCGTGCTGCCCCACGGTGAGCGTGCGCCAGATGAAGACTTCGGTAACGCCGCGATCATCCCCGGCTTGGTGAACCCGCACACGCACCTCGACCTGAGCGGCGCACGCGGGTTGATTCCCCCGACCGCCGCGGACCACTTCACGGACTGGCTCCGCGGCGTGATCGGCTACCGCCGCACGCGGACCCCGGAGCAAACGCAGTCCGACATCCGCACCGGACTCGCCGAGTGCTTGCGCCACGGCACCACGCTCATCGGCGACATCGCCTCCGAAGGCGCGAGCTGGGACGCACTCGCCGGGGCGCCAACGCGGGCCGTGGTGTACTTCGAGCTAATCGGCCTGTCCGAACAAAGTTCAGTTGCCGCGCTGGAGCGGCGCTACGCCTGGCACCGGTCACTTCCGAAAGAACACGCAACTTGCAGAACCGGGCGCAGCCCGCACGCGCCGTACAGTGTGAGCGGCGGGTTGCTTACATCGGCTCACTTGTTCCACGTTCCGGCAGCAATACACCTCGCCGAAGTCGCTGCGGAAGCCGATCTCTTGGAGCGGCGCGAGGGCGTGTTTGTTGATTTCCTCCAACAACTCGGTGTGTGGAAGCCCGATCTCGGTTTCGCGGACTGGTCACTGATTGTTCAGATGACGTCCGTGGAGCTCTTCGCTAAGCCGCCGAATTACACCGCGCCGCCGGTCCTATTTGTTCACGCTAACTATTTGCCACCTACGGTCCCGTGGGGCTCAAATCATTTCGTTTGCTACTGCCCCCGCACGCACGCGGCGTTCGGGCACGCGCCGCACCCGTTCCGAGAGTTCCTCGCGCGCGGCGTCCGCGTGTGTTTGGGCACAGACAGCCTCGCGTCAAACCCCGATCTCGACGTCCTGAGTGAAGCGCGGTTCGTGCGCACGCGGTACCCCGACTTCCCGGGCGATCAGTTGTTGCGAATGGTCACGCTTTCGGGCGCTGAATCGCTCGGTTGGGCGGACGAAACCGGGAGCCTCGAAGCCAACAAGAGTGCGGACTTTGTCGTCGTGCCGCTCCCGAACGCGGATGTCGCCGACCCGCACGAACTCGTGCTTACGGACCACGCGGGCGACCGGCGCACGATGTTCCGCGGCGCGTGGCGAACTCAAGCAAGTAGTGCCCCGTGA
- a CDS encoding type I phosphomannose isomerase catalytic subunit, translating into MPLYPLRFEPIFTTNLWGGRRLPAFLNRTVTHNDPIGEAWILSDVEGSPSRVADGPLAGTTLREVFAADPGRIVGAAQAPRGRFPLLLKFLDARQELSVQVHPNDAQAALLGPGKFGKTEAWVVLERDAATSRLFAGFAEGVSANDFRAALATKTAPSTLHSFTPNVGDCLFLEAGTVHAIGSNLLLFEVQQTSDITYRLYDWDRVDAKTGQPRQLHVNEGLACADFGRGPCYPVGPAVAVSNGVRREGLVACDYFTLERLTSAAPFRVGAANQCRAVVCVKGHGELESAGARYPIRTGDVYLLPAEVGAAIVVPATEVTLLECGLPI; encoded by the coding sequence GTGCCACTTTACCCTTTGCGTTTTGAACCGATTTTCACCACGAACCTGTGGGGCGGGCGTCGGCTGCCCGCGTTCCTGAACCGCACGGTCACCCACAACGACCCGATCGGCGAAGCGTGGATTCTGAGCGACGTGGAAGGCAGCCCCAGTCGCGTTGCCGACGGCCCGCTCGCGGGGACCACGCTCCGTGAGGTGTTCGCCGCCGATCCGGGCCGCATCGTCGGCGCGGCCCAGGCACCGCGGGGCCGATTCCCGCTCCTGCTGAAGTTCCTTGATGCCAGGCAGGAACTCTCGGTGCAGGTCCACCCGAACGACGCACAGGCGGCGCTCCTCGGCCCGGGCAAGTTCGGCAAAACGGAAGCGTGGGTCGTCCTCGAGCGCGACGCCGCGACGAGCCGACTCTTCGCCGGGTTCGCCGAGGGCGTTTCCGCAAACGATTTTCGCGCCGCGCTCGCAACGAAAACCGCCCCCAGCACGCTCCACAGTTTCACGCCAAATGTCGGCGACTGTTTGTTCCTCGAAGCGGGCACCGTTCACGCGATCGGCTCGAACCTGCTCCTGTTTGAAGTGCAGCAGACGAGCGACATCACCTACCGCCTGTACGACTGGGACCGCGTGGACGCGAAGACCGGTCAGCCGCGCCAGCTCCACGTCAACGAAGGCTTGGCGTGCGCGGACTTCGGGCGCGGGCCGTGTTACCCCGTCGGCCCGGCGGTCGCGGTGAGTAACGGCGTGCGGCGCGAGGGCTTGGTGGCCTGTGATTATTTCACCCTGGAGCGCCTCACGAGTGCGGCGCCGTTCCGCGTGGGGGCCGCGAACCAGTGCCGCGCGGTCGTGTGTGTGAAGGGGCACGGCGAACTCGAATCGGCCGGGGCGCGGTACCCGATCCGCACGGGCGATGTGTACCTGCTCCCGGCGGAAGTCGGCGCTGCCATCGTCGTGCCCGCGACCGAAGTCACCCTCCTCGAATGCGGCCTGCCCATTTGA
- a CDS encoding sigma-70 family RNA polymerase sigma factor: MSTRLRLPNPLVALDDRALLSRFTEQHDQPAFEQLVKRHSRLVFGVCQRTVRDSHLAEDAFQAVFLVLARNPKGAAEATSVGGWLFGIARRVGSAARRHEQRREKRELKASPDRQVESAPQSDFNDILRVLDEELAAIPDESRAALVACFLEERTHDEAARELGWSLSTLRRRLDRGKELLRSRLARRGVTLAVGLLTGALASPARAAVPALSPSPASVALAAEALKRGIGAKLWATVATVTLAVGGIAFGVASGPADALVPLPISTAAHANEPKPQFDAAPAPRAVAKPWVTVSGRVVFPKARAIPDPRLVPTTGVQDAETWKPFAPLRYENTIINAENRGLANAVVWLRPDSDDRKAGFPVEKIRPVLARPKPQEHRVLAVGGQFLPRVLAVRTGDRVTFDNQLTVPTNVHYTPMASDAASALRNFNILVGKDMSRTSEPLSATDAPDLFRSTIHPWMTGYVWAFDHPYFAVTDANGKFTIENAPAGKWRLVAWHESAGYLGGLPGRLGEKVTIPESRAGTLELDPREFESKGWPAKP, encoded by the coding sequence ATGTCGACCCGCCTTCGACTGCCGAACCCGCTCGTCGCGCTCGACGATCGCGCGCTTCTGAGTCGCTTCACCGAGCAACACGATCAGCCCGCGTTCGAGCAGTTGGTGAAGCGGCACAGCCGACTCGTGTTCGGCGTGTGCCAGCGAACGGTTCGTGATTCACACCTCGCCGAAGATGCGTTCCAAGCCGTGTTCCTCGTTCTGGCGCGCAATCCCAAGGGGGCTGCGGAAGCCACTTCTGTGGGCGGATGGCTGTTCGGCATCGCGCGGCGCGTTGGTTCGGCGGCGCGCCGACACGAACAGCGCCGGGAGAAGCGCGAACTGAAGGCGAGCCCCGACCGCCAGGTTGAGAGCGCGCCGCAATCGGACTTCAACGACATCCTCCGCGTACTGGACGAAGAGCTCGCCGCGATACCGGACGAGTCGCGTGCCGCGCTGGTCGCGTGCTTCCTCGAAGAGCGCACGCACGACGAGGCCGCACGCGAACTCGGCTGGAGCCTCAGCACGCTCCGGCGCCGGCTCGACCGCGGGAAGGAGCTACTGCGCTCGCGATTGGCCCGGCGCGGGGTCACCCTCGCGGTGGGCCTGCTTACCGGCGCGCTCGCGTCCCCGGCTCGCGCTGCGGTTCCCGCTCTTTCGCCTTCACCTGCGAGCGTCGCACTTGCGGCCGAAGCGCTGAAACGCGGCATCGGAGCGAAGCTTTGGGCAACTGTCGCGACGGTCACGCTCGCGGTCGGTGGGATCGCGTTCGGCGTTGCGAGCGGGCCGGCGGATGCTCTGGTTCCGCTTCCCATCTCGACGGCCGCGCACGCGAACGAACCGAAGCCCCAATTCGATGCGGCCCCCGCTCCGCGTGCGGTCGCCAAGCCGTGGGTTACTGTGTCGGGGCGCGTCGTGTTCCCGAAGGCACGGGCCATCCCGGACCCGCGCCTGGTGCCGACCACTGGAGTCCAAGACGCCGAGACGTGGAAGCCGTTCGCGCCGTTGCGGTACGAGAACACGATCATCAACGCCGAGAACCGCGGGCTCGCGAACGCGGTGGTCTGGCTGCGCCCGGACTCGGACGACCGGAAGGCCGGCTTCCCGGTCGAGAAAATTCGCCCCGTCCTCGCCCGCCCGAAGCCCCAAGAGCACCGCGTGCTCGCGGTGGGCGGGCAGTTCCTCCCGCGGGTGCTGGCCGTGCGAACCGGCGATCGCGTAACTTTCGACAACCAACTGACGGTGCCCACAAACGTCCATTACACCCCGATGGCCTCCGACGCGGCCAGCGCGCTCCGTAACTTTAACATCTTGGTCGGTAAGGACATGAGCCGAACATCGGAGCCACTGTCGGCGACGGACGCGCCGGACCTGTTTCGGTCCACCATTCACCCGTGGATGACCGGTTATGTGTGGGCGTTCGATCACCCGTACTTCGCGGTGACCGACGCGAACGGCAAGTTCACGATCGAGAACGCGCCGGCGGGGAAGTGGCGCCTGGTCGCGTGGCACGAATCGGCCGGCTACCTCGGTGGCCTGCCCGGTCGACTCGGTGAGAAGGTGACGATCCCCGAAAGCCGCGCCGGGACACTCGAACTCGATCCGCGCGAGTTCGAGAGCAAAGGTTGGCCCGCCAAACCGTAA
- a CDS encoding cysteine desulfurase family protein, which translates to MSAIYLDHNATTPLLPEVWDAMRPLMTETFGNPSSAHAIGRKARQALEDAREKIAGLLGAHPDEVTFTSGATEANNLAIFGLMGRGGEQRQPAPPSPLPKGKGEKENPSPTPPLNGEGLNTAEDSAPPSFLEKGGEGLGCLYASRLEHPCVVEPLRHLESLGVSVEWLPANARGVIESGAIAARTGSLVCVMLANHETGAIQPVREIALSLPKGARLHCDAVQAVGKMPVNFHALGTTTLTASAHKFGGPKGVGVLLTKRGTTLTPLTYGGHQQQGRRPGTEPVALAVGMAVALELATRNMDRNRAKLESHRARLWNALERACPPVVLNGPEIGAFDVVPTTLNLSFPGCRSDLLLMALDLAAIACATGSACSSGSLLPSPVLRAMGVSDEVLKSALRFSFAPAQTSEEIDEAAARIAKCVLAMRA; encoded by the coding sequence ATGAGCGCGATCTACCTCGACCACAACGCGACCACGCCGCTCCTGCCCGAAGTGTGGGACGCGATGCGCCCGCTGATGACGGAGACGTTCGGCAACCCGTCCTCCGCGCACGCGATCGGGCGCAAAGCTCGGCAAGCCCTCGAAGACGCACGCGAGAAGATCGCGGGACTATTGGGCGCGCACCCGGACGAAGTGACGTTCACCAGCGGGGCGACCGAAGCGAACAACCTCGCGATCTTCGGGCTGATGGGGAGAGGGGGGGAGCAAAGGCAACCTGCCCCCCCATCCCCCCTCCCTAAAGGGAAGGGGGAGAAAGAGAACCCCTCCCCAACCCCTCCCCTAAACGGAGAGGGGCTTAACACAGCCGAGGATTCTGCTCCTCCTTCCTTCTTAGAGAAGGGGGGCGAGGGGTTAGGTTGCCTTTACGCTTCCCGCCTCGAGCACCCGTGTGTCGTCGAGCCGCTGCGCCACCTGGAGTCGCTCGGGGTCAGCGTCGAGTGGCTGCCCGCGAACGCCCGGGGAGTCATCGAATCGGGCGCGATTGCGGCGCGAACCGGTTCACTTGTCTGTGTGATGCTCGCGAACCACGAGACCGGCGCCATTCAGCCGGTGCGCGAGATCGCATTGTCGCTACCGAAGGGCGCGCGTTTGCACTGCGACGCGGTGCAGGCGGTCGGCAAAATGCCGGTGAACTTCCACGCGCTGGGCACGACCACACTTACCGCGAGCGCGCACAAGTTCGGTGGACCGAAGGGCGTCGGCGTGCTGCTCACGAAGCGCGGAACGACGTTGACGCCCCTCACCTACGGCGGGCACCAACAGCAGGGCCGGCGCCCGGGCACGGAGCCGGTCGCGCTCGCGGTGGGGATGGCCGTTGCGTTAGAACTTGCAACGCGAAACATGGACCGCAATCGCGCGAAGCTGGAATCGCACCGCGCGCGGTTGTGGAACGCGCTGGAACGCGCTTGTCCGCCGGTGGTGCTCAACGGCCCGGAGATTGGTGCGTTCGATGTGGTGCCAACGACCCTGAACCTTTCGTTCCCCGGGTGCCGGTCGGACTTGCTGTTGATGGCACTCGACCTCGCGGCCATTGCGTGTGCGACCGGGTCTGCGTGTTCGAGTGGCAGTTTACTCCCCAGTCCCGTTCTTCGCGCGATGGGTGTATCGGACGAAGTGCTGAAGTCCGCGCTACGGTTCAGCTTCGCGCCTGCGCAAACGAGCGAAGAAATTGATGAGGCCGCAGCGCGCATCGCAAAGTGTGTGCTGGCAATGCGCGCGTGA
- a CDS encoding DNA alkylation repair protein has translation MTATEVMAQLKKLGSEQTKKTLMKHGAKEPFFGVKVGDLKVLQKKIKTDHALALELYDTGNSDAMYLAGLIADPAAVTKAQLQKWVKAAYWYMLSGFTVPWVASESPFGRELALDWIDSDDEQTANAGWSTYGCLLSIKPDAELDLPEIEKLLKRITAEIGSAANRVRSAMNAFVIAVGGYVAPLTAKAKATAKTIGVVEVDMGDTSCKVPDATAYIAKIEQMGRVGKKRKHAAC, from the coding sequence ATGACCGCGACCGAAGTGATGGCTCAACTCAAGAAACTCGGGAGCGAACAAACCAAGAAGACCCTGATGAAGCACGGGGCGAAGGAGCCGTTCTTCGGCGTGAAGGTCGGCGACCTGAAGGTGCTGCAAAAGAAGATCAAAACGGACCACGCCCTCGCGCTCGAACTCTACGACACCGGCAACTCCGACGCGATGTACCTCGCGGGCCTCATCGCCGATCCCGCGGCCGTGACCAAGGCGCAACTCCAGAAGTGGGTGAAGGCGGCGTACTGGTACATGCTTAGTGGGTTCACGGTGCCGTGGGTCGCATCCGAGTCGCCGTTCGGTCGCGAACTCGCGCTCGACTGGATCGACAGTGATGACGAGCAGACCGCGAACGCCGGGTGGTCGACTTACGGGTGCCTTCTCTCCATCAAGCCGGACGCGGAACTGGACCTGCCCGAGATCGAGAAGTTGCTCAAACGCATCACGGCGGAAATCGGCAGCGCGGCGAACCGTGTTCGGTCCGCGATGAACGCATTCGTCATTGCTGTTGGGGGCTACGTTGCGCCGTTGACCGCGAAGGCGAAAGCGACTGCGAAGACGATTGGCGTGGTCGAGGTGGATATGGGCGACACATCGTGCAAGGTGCCGGACGCGACCGCGTACATTGCGAAGATCGAACAGATGGGCCGCGTCGGGAAGAAGCGCAAGCACGCGGCCTGCTGA
- a CDS encoding DUF6263 family protein, protein MRTASVLAALVAFSAPLAAADPVNLKWSLKEGDAFYATTTQEIDQAIKVMGQNVNQKMSTTTVARFEVKSAKSGGMQVQMTYTQVKMEGPLAAAGAGAFADRFKGASLTATFDKGFEITKLEGYDKFLDKLSDGDDMMRKIFEALMPENAVRLMFTQVFIPAPSDKVDAGDKWSRTDKVPLAGLGDLTNKTKYSLDSVKNDVATIKTTADVTFKAGEGNGALPFKISKADLKSDEVKGTILFDTKAGRLKSSSTTMKLKGSMTIEVQNMQIEAEIDQRATTKIEVAAKNPVKD, encoded by the coding sequence ATGCGCACCGCGTCCGTTCTCGCGGCCCTCGTCGCCTTCTCCGCGCCCCTCGCGGCCGCGGACCCCGTTAATCTCAAGTGGTCCCTCAAAGAAGGGGACGCCTTCTACGCCACCACCACGCAGGAGATCGATCAGGCCATCAAGGTGATGGGCCAAAACGTCAACCAGAAGATGTCCACCACCACGGTGGCGCGGTTCGAGGTGAAGTCGGCGAAGAGCGGCGGAATGCAGGTCCAGATGACCTACACGCAGGTAAAGATGGAAGGCCCGCTGGCCGCGGCCGGTGCCGGAGCGTTCGCGGACCGCTTCAAGGGTGCGAGTCTCACCGCGACCTTCGACAAGGGCTTCGAGATCACAAAGCTGGAAGGCTACGACAAGTTCCTCGACAAGCTCAGCGACGGCGACGACATGATGCGCAAGATTTTTGAGGCGCTGATGCCCGAGAACGCGGTGCGCCTCATGTTCACCCAGGTGTTCATCCCCGCGCCGTCGGACAAGGTGGACGCGGGCGACAAGTGGAGCCGCACCGACAAGGTGCCGCTCGCCGGCCTGGGCGACCTCACCAACAAGACCAAATACTCCCTCGACAGCGTCAAGAACGACGTCGCGACGATCAAAACGACCGCCGACGTAACGTTCAAAGCGGGCGAGGGCAACGGGGCGCTGCCGTTCAAGATTAGCAAGGCCGATCTCAAGAGCGACGAGGTGAAGGGCACGATCCTGTTCGACACGAAGGCCGGGCGCCTGAAGTCGTCCAGCACCACGATGAAGCTCAAGGGGTCGATGACGATCGAGGTACAGAACATGCAGATCGAGGCCGAAATCGATCAGCGCGCGACCACCAAGATCGAGGTCGCAGCAAAGAACCCGGTGAAGGATTAA
- a CDS encoding Gfo/Idh/MocA family protein, with amino-acid sequence MPVTKDTIGVGFIGAGDISVLHAAAVKKCPGAKLVGLWNRNQQRATQRATEFGCKNYATPEALVADPEIDAVFVLTNLETHLEYTALALGMGKHVLVEKPVGMSVAEIERMKVLADAKDLICMPGHNYVYESGMVRTRELVDGGDLGTIVSAYVMYNIHHPEDVASRYPGVVRQILTHHSYILLYLVGKPVELCAMKATLHYKEYKEEDIAMVQMRLQNGALAHFCASFAADDHAADPWTVMVKVIGTAGSTRYSYRDHVEIKPGLVHSQTYTAYQGSITNEVRHFLIDCLRMGQKPLSTLDDAITAQKLIEAAEKSIAEKSIVTL; translated from the coding sequence ATGCCAGTTACCAAGGACACCATCGGCGTCGGGTTCATCGGCGCCGGCGACATCTCCGTTCTGCACGCGGCGGCCGTGAAGAAGTGCCCCGGCGCGAAGCTCGTCGGCCTGTGGAACCGCAACCAGCAGCGCGCGACCCAGCGCGCGACCGAGTTCGGGTGCAAGAACTACGCGACCCCCGAGGCCCTCGTCGCCGACCCCGAGATCGACGCGGTGTTCGTGCTCACGAACCTGGAGACGCACCTCGAATACACTGCGCTCGCGCTCGGGATGGGCAAGCACGTCCTCGTGGAGAAGCCGGTGGGGATGAGCGTGGCCGAGATCGAGCGCATGAAGGTGCTCGCGGACGCCAAGGACCTGATCTGTATGCCGGGGCACAACTACGTCTACGAGAGCGGGATGGTCCGCACGCGCGAACTCGTTGACGGCGGTGACCTCGGCACGATCGTGTCCGCTTACGTGATGTACAACATCCACCACCCGGAAGACGTGGCGTCGCGGTACCCCGGCGTGGTCCGGCAGATCCTCACGCACCACTCGTACATCCTGCTCTACCTCGTGGGCAAGCCGGTCGAGCTGTGCGCGATGAAGGCGACCCTGCACTACAAGGAGTACAAGGAAGAAGACATCGCGATGGTGCAGATGCGGCTGCAGAACGGGGCGCTGGCGCACTTCTGCGCGAGCTTCGCGGCCGACGACCACGCGGCCGACCCGTGGACCGTGATGGTCAAGGTGATCGGCACCGCCGGGAGCACGCGGTACAGCTACCGCGACCACGTCGAGATCAAGCCCGGCCTCGTTCACAGCCAGACGTACACCGCGTACCAGGGTTCCATCACGAACGAGGTGCGGCACTTCCTGATCGACTGCCTCCGCATGGGCCAGAAGCCACTCAGCACGCTGGACGACGCGATCACCGCGCAGAAACTGATCGAAGCGGCGGAGAAGTCCATCGCGGAAAAGAGCATCGTGACACTTTAA
- a CDS encoding aldo/keto reductase, which translates to MEYRPLGKTGLNVSVLGQGGAAFGQQYGAVSDREVLDCVHAGIDAGVNLIDTAAYYGKGTSEEFLGRALEGGRREKVAICTKACRLDRAVFDFTPEGTRKCVEGSLKRLRTDHVEILLAHDIEFATDYEYVFNETYAVLQQLKKEGKTRFIGMSCYPLPLLRQAVERCDLDVVISYAHGNLFNTQLLSDFMPVAEARGVGVMNASALAMGLLTNQGPQSWFPGPPEVVETCRKAAELCRSRGADISYLGMQFALGLKQIPCTLSGAARKSELDVNLKAMTAALDETLLADVMKVLDPIRDRTWPCGNWKG; encoded by the coding sequence ATGGAATACCGTCCCCTCGGTAAGACCGGCCTGAACGTCTCGGTACTGGGTCAGGGCGGGGCCGCGTTCGGTCAGCAGTACGGGGCCGTTTCGGACCGCGAAGTCCTGGACTGCGTTCACGCGGGCATTGACGCGGGCGTGAACCTGATCGACACCGCCGCGTACTACGGTAAGGGCACGTCCGAAGAGTTCCTCGGCCGGGCGCTCGAGGGCGGGCGGCGCGAGAAGGTCGCCATCTGCACGAAGGCGTGCCGGCTCGACCGGGCCGTCTTCGACTTCACTCCCGAGGGCACGCGGAAATGCGTCGAGGGGTCGCTGAAGCGCCTCCGCACCGATCACGTCGAGATCCTGCTCGCGCACGACATCGAGTTCGCGACGGACTACGAGTACGTGTTCAACGAAACCTACGCCGTGCTCCAGCAGTTGAAGAAAGAGGGCAAGACGCGCTTCATCGGGATGTCGTGCTACCCGCTACCCCTCTTGAGGCAGGCCGTTGAGCGGTGCGATCTGGACGTTGTCATCAGCTATGCGCACGGCAACTTGTTCAACACGCAGTTGCTTTCGGATTTCATGCCGGTGGCGGAAGCACGCGGGGTGGGAGTGATGAACGCGAGCGCGCTCGCGATGGGGTTACTCACGAACCAGGGACCGCAATCGTGGTTCCCCGGGCCTCCCGAGGTTGTGGAGACGTGCCGAAAAGCGGCCGAACTGTGCCGGAGTCGCGGCGCGGACATCAGCTACCTCGGAATGCAGTTCGCACTCGGGTTGAAGCAGATCCCCTGCACGCTCAGCGGTGCCGCGCGCAAGAGTGAACTGGACGTGAACCTGAAGGCGATGACTGCGGCTCTTGACGAGACACTTCTCGCCGACGTAATGAAGGTGCTCGACCCGATCCGCGACCGGACCTGGCCGTGCGGGAACTGGAAGGGGTGA
- a CDS encoding DUF1559 family PulG-like putative transporter has protein sequence MPTNDDDPPRNRPWDNKGHGDDGDDRPRRRRDEEEDNDDRPRRRPRGDDADDYDDDRPRRRPRDADDYDDDRPRKRPAQSSGLAIAGLILSVLGFCTCGIAALPGVICSAIALGKPVGRGIAVTGLVVGLLGMLVGAGIGAGLMLPAVQKVREAAARQKSSNNMKQIGLALHNQESTNRTMSAPYATDNRGQVNRDLSWRVGILPYIEQDSVYLQFDLSQAWNSPQNQRPANTVIGTYSSPLSTEPGSTKTPYRVFYGGGAMFNEDGKPVRITEITDGTSNTIMMVHAVEEVPWAEPRELLYNPNAPLPQLWANNQSVTQVLMADGSVRMVKKTVSEQTLRNAITRSDGQRLGADW, from the coding sequence ATGCCCACCAATGACGACGACCCGCCCCGCAATCGCCCGTGGGATAACAAGGGGCACGGTGACGACGGGGACGACCGCCCCCGGCGCCGGCGCGACGAGGAGGAAGACAACGACGACCGCCCGCGCCGCCGGCCCCGCGGTGACGACGCGGACGATTACGACGATGACCGCCCGCGCCGGCGCCCCCGCGACGCGGACGATTACGACGATGACCGCCCGCGCAAACGGCCCGCACAGTCGAGCGGCCTCGCGATCGCGGGGCTAATTTTGAGCGTGCTGGGGTTCTGCACGTGCGGAATCGCGGCGCTCCCCGGCGTCATCTGTTCCGCGATCGCGCTCGGCAAACCGGTCGGGCGCGGAATCGCGGTAACCGGTCTGGTCGTCGGGTTGCTCGGCATGCTCGTGGGTGCCGGTATCGGGGCCGGGTTGATGCTGCCGGCGGTGCAGAAGGTGCGCGAGGCCGCCGCTCGCCAAAAGAGCTCCAACAACATGAAACAGATCGGCCTTGCCCTCCACAACCAAGAGTCCACGAACAGAACGATGTCGGCCCCTTACGCCACGGACAACCGCGGGCAGGTCAACCGCGACCTGAGCTGGCGCGTGGGGATACTACCATACATCGAACAGGACAGCGTTTACCTACAGTTCGATCTGTCACAGGCGTGGAACAGCCCCCAGAACCAACGACCCGCGAACACGGTGATCGGGACGTACTCCTCCCCACTGAGCACCGAGCCGGGATCGACGAAGACGCCGTACCGCGTCTTCTACGGGGGCGGGGCCATGTTCAACGAGGACGGGAAGCCGGTCCGAATCACGGAGATAACGGACGGGACCTCGAACACGATCATGATGGTTCACGCCGTCGAAGAAGTCCCGTGGGCAGAGCCGCGCGAGTTGCTGTACAACCCGAACGCTCCCCTACCACAATTGTGGGCGAACAACCAATCCGTCACGCAGGTACTGATGGCCGACGGGTCCGTGCGGATGGTCAAGAAGACCGTGTCCGAACAGACTCTCCGCAACGCGATCACCCGATCCGATGGCCAACGGCTCGGCGCGGACTGGTGA